The Sulfitobacter donghicola DSW-25 = KCTC 12864 = JCM 14565 genome has a segment encoding these proteins:
- the moaA gene encoding GTP 3',8-cyclase MoaA produces MTAPLIDPFARAITYLRVSVTDRCDFRCVYCMSENMTFLPKRELLTLEELDRMCSTFIGLGVEKLRITGGEPLVRRGIMTFFDGMKRHLDAGTLKELTLTTNGSQLEKYASALYDAGVRRVNVSLDTLDEGKFADVTRWGRLPQVLRGIDAAQAAGLRVKINAVALKGFNEPELPQITEWCASRDIDLTWIEVMPMGDIGNEDRIDQYWSLKDVRAKYAEHYTVTDLAENTGGPARYVRLKETGQKIGFITPLSHNFCESCNRVRLTCTGEIYLCLGQEDRADLRAPLRAHPNDNAPLEEAIRAAINLKPKGHDFDYSRQTASGQMPRHMSHTGG; encoded by the coding sequence ATGACAGCGCCCCTTATTGATCCTTTCGCCCGTGCCATAACCTACCTTCGCGTTTCCGTGACGGATCGTTGCGATTTTCGCTGCGTTTATTGCATGTCCGAAAACATGACCTTCCTGCCAAAACGTGAATTGCTCACCTTGGAAGAGCTGGATCGCATGTGCTCGACATTCATCGGCTTGGGTGTCGAAAAACTGCGCATCACGGGCGGAGAGCCGCTGGTGCGCCGTGGGATCATGACGTTCTTTGACGGGATGAAGCGGCATTTGGATGCTGGCACGCTGAAAGAGCTGACATTGACCACCAATGGCAGCCAGCTCGAGAAATACGCAAGCGCGCTATATGATGCGGGTGTGCGACGGGTGAATGTATCACTTGATACATTGGACGAAGGTAAATTCGCCGACGTGACCCGCTGGGGCCGCCTGCCCCAAGTATTGCGCGGTATTGATGCCGCCCAAGCGGCTGGATTGCGGGTCAAGATCAACGCAGTTGCGCTGAAAGGGTTCAACGAACCCGAATTGCCCCAGATTACCGAATGGTGCGCCAGCCGTGACATTGACCTGACGTGGATCGAAGTCATGCCCATGGGCGACATCGGAAACGAAGACCGTATTGACCAATATTGGTCGCTAAAAGATGTCCGCGCCAAATACGCCGAACATTACACTGTGACCGATTTGGCCGAAAACACGGGTGGCCCTGCGCGTTATGTGCGCCTGAAGGAAACTGGCCAAAAGATCGGCTTTATCACCCCTCTTAGCCATAATTTCTGCGAAAGCTGTAACCGCGTGCGCCTGACCTGCACTGGCGAAATCTATCTGTGCCTTGGCCAAGAAGACCGCGCAGACCTGCGTGCGCCCCTGCGCGCCCATCCAAATGACAATGCCCCCCTAGAGGAAGCCATCCGCGCGGCCATCAATCTCAAACCCAAGGGCCATGATTTTGATTACTCCCGCCAGACAGCAAGCGGCCAGATGCCCCGCCACATGAGCCACACAGGCGGTTGA
- the argE gene encoding acetylornithine deacetylase: MTDRLSPYELMVKLISFPTVSRDTNIPLIDWVAAYLESHGIKSHRYVDPDQPKHALFAHVGPDVEGAVVLSGHTDVVPVDGQPWDTDPFTVVEKDGKYYGRGTCDMKGFDALALWALVEAHYAGVKRPLQIAFSFDEEIGCTGAPPMIEAMQGVVPKGSAVIVGEPSDMQAVTGHKGGIGFSVHVVGFEVHSSLLHTGVNAIMAGAKLIEWTNDQNTANMAAKPTDLAAMFEPPFTTLHVGMIEGGTAHNITAKDCYFPVDMRVVPGEDKEKWKIAFLEKVREVEAAMQAVVPDTRIDATPRFDVPALQPETEGEAELLVRQITGDNASHKVSYGTEAGQFQNAGYSAVICGPGSIAQAHQPNEFIEVSQFNAGHAFMISLVERLCL, from the coding sequence ATGACAGATAGACTTTCCCCTTATGAGCTGATGGTTAAGCTCATTAGTTTTCCAACCGTATCACGCGATACAAATATCCCGCTGATCGATTGGGTCGCCGCGTATCTGGAAAGCCACGGCATAAAATCGCACCGCTATGTTGACCCCGATCAACCCAAACATGCGTTGTTTGCCCATGTCGGGCCGGATGTTGAAGGGGCGGTGGTTTTGTCAGGTCATACCGATGTGGTGCCTGTCGATGGCCAGCCGTGGGATACCGACCCGTTCACCGTTGTTGAAAAAGACGGCAAATATTACGGGCGCGGCACCTGTGACATGAAAGGGTTCGATGCCCTTGCCCTTTGGGCATTGGTCGAGGCGCATTATGCGGGGGTAAAACGCCCGCTCCAGATCGCGTTCAGCTTTGATGAGGAAATCGGCTGTACTGGTGCGCCGCCTATGATTGAGGCGATGCAGGGCGTTGTGCCTAAAGGTTCGGCTGTGATTGTGGGCGAACCATCAGACATGCAGGCGGTGACTGGTCACAAAGGGGGGATTGGGTTTTCGGTCCATGTTGTTGGGTTTGAGGTGCATTCATCCCTGCTTCATACGGGCGTCAATGCGATCATGGCAGGGGCCAAGCTGATCGAATGGACGAACGATCAAAACACCGCAAACATGGCCGCAAAGCCAACCGATCTGGCCGCGATGTTTGAACCCCCCTTTACCACATTGCACGTCGGCATGATCGAGGGCGGTACCGCCCATAACATCACCGCCAAAGACTGCTATTTCCCCGTGGACATGCGCGTTGTTCCTGGAGAAGACAAAGAAAAATGGAAAATCGCGTTTTTGGAAAAAGTGCGTGAAGTCGAAGCTGCGATGCAAGCCGTTGTGCCAGACACGCGCATTGATGCCACGCCGCGCTTTGATGTCCCCGCGCTGCAACCCGAGACCGAAGGCGAGGCCGAACTTCTCGTGCGCCAGATCACGGGGGATAACGCCAGCCACAAGGTCAGCTATGGCACCGAGGCCGGTCAATTCCAGAACGCGGGCTATAGCGCGGTGATCTGTGGCCCAGGAAGCATCGCCCAAGCGCACCAACCAAATGAATTTATCGAGGTCTCCCAGTTTAATGCAGGGCATGCCTTTATGATTTCATTGGTTGAGCGGCTTTGTCTCTAA
- a CDS encoding ABC transporter ATP-binding protein, whose translation MLDHAAKSPIAQIKGLRVEFQTKDGPVVGVEDVSFDIHPGETVCVVGESGSGKSVSSLSLMRLVEFGGGEIAGGQLMFDRGEDAQVDLANTPQDTMRAIRGNEIGMIFQEPMTALNPVFTVGKQLTEGLRLHKNMTKAEAEERALELMKQVRIPEAEKRLSQFPHELSGGMRQRVVIAMALACEPRLLIADEPTTALDVTIQAEILALMDRLKRETGTAVMFITHDMAVVAQMADRVVVMFRGNKVEEGTVEEIFENPQHPYTKALLAAVPKLGEMTGKDYPEPMKLLGREDKVIEPIKGTDEVLLTVNNLTTRFPVTGGLLRRTVANVHAVEDLSFTINKGQTLSLVGESGCGKSTAGRSILRLVEPMSGEVNLGGKDIMGLNPTDLRTARLDMQMIFQDPFASLNPQMGLADQVAEPIHNFGTLKGQAVTERVEMLFDRVELPRSFMRRFPHELSGGQRQRVAIARALALNPKLIIADEAVSALDVSVQAQVLNLMMELQAEMELSFLFISHDMAVVERVSHQVGVMYLGRIVELGPRREVFENPQHPYTQALMKAVPIADPRKRKEEKDLNFKPIPSPIHPVSYTAEPSVYRDVGKGHKVLITDSGY comes from the coding sequence ATGTTAGATCATGCAGCCAAAAGCCCGATTGCCCAAATAAAAGGCCTTCGTGTCGAATTTCAAACCAAAGATGGTCCCGTTGTCGGGGTTGAGGATGTATCGTTTGATATTCATCCAGGTGAAACGGTTTGTGTGGTTGGCGAATCGGGTTCTGGCAAATCGGTGTCTTCCTTGTCTTTGATGCGGCTGGTTGAATTTGGCGGTGGTGAAATCGCCGGTGGGCAGTTGATGTTTGATCGTGGGGAGGATGCGCAGGTTGATCTGGCCAATACCCCCCAAGACACAATGCGCGCTATTCGCGGCAATGAAATCGGGATGATCTTTCAAGAGCCGATGACAGCGTTGAACCCTGTTTTTACCGTGGGTAAGCAGCTGACCGAAGGTCTGCGCCTGCACAAAAACATGACAAAAGCCGAGGCAGAGGAACGCGCGCTAGAACTGATGAAGCAAGTCCGCATCCCTGAAGCTGAAAAGCGTCTGTCGCAATTTCCGCATGAGCTATCTGGCGGGATGCGTCAGCGCGTTGTGATTGCAATGGCGCTGGCTTGTGAGCCGCGCCTGTTGATCGCTGATGAGCCCACAACCGCTTTGGATGTGACCATTCAGGCGGAAATTCTGGCCCTTATGGATCGCTTAAAGCGCGAAACAGGCACGGCGGTGATGTTCATCACCCACGATATGGCTGTGGTTGCGCAGATGGCGGACCGCGTTGTGGTCATGTTCCGTGGAAACAAAGTCGAAGAGGGCACTGTTGAGGAGATTTTCGAAAACCCGCAGCATCCCTATACCAAAGCCCTGTTGGCTGCAGTTCCCAAGCTGGGCGAGATGACAGGCAAGGATTATCCCGAACCGATGAAGCTGCTGGGGCGCGAAGATAAGGTCATCGAGCCGATCAAAGGAACGGATGAGGTCTTGTTGACGGTGAACAACCTGACCACGCGTTTTCCCGTGACGGGGGGGCTGTTGCGGCGCACGGTTGCAAATGTTCACGCGGTCGAGGATCTGTCCTTTACGATCAACAAGGGCCAAACCCTGAGCCTAGTTGGCGAAAGCGGGTGCGGAAAATCCACGGCGGGTCGATCCATTTTGCGGCTGGTTGAGCCGATGTCAGGTGAGGTGAACCTTGGCGGTAAAGATATCATGGGGCTGAACCCAACTGATTTGCGCACCGCCCGTTTGGACATGCAGATGATTTTCCAAGATCCCTTTGCATCGCTGAACCCCCAGATGGGGCTGGCGGATCAGGTGGCTGAACCGATCCATAACTTTGGCACGCTCAAAGGGCAGGCAGTGACCGAACGGGTTGAGATGCTGTTTGACCGTGTTGAGCTGCCGCGCAGTTTCATGCGCCGTTTTCCGCACGAACTATCAGGCGGCCAACGCCAACGTGTCGCCATCGCGCGCGCGCTTGCCCTGAACCCGAAATTGATCATCGCGGATGAAGCGGTATCCGCTTTGGATGTTTCGGTGCAGGCCCAAGTTTTGAACCTGATGATGGAATTACAGGCAGAGATGGAACTTTCCTTCCTGTTTATTTCCCACGATATGGCCGTGGTTGAACGGGTTAGCCATCAGGTTGGGGTTATGTATCTGGGGCGCATTGTCGAATTGGGGCCGCGCCGCGAAGTGTTTGAAAACCCGCAGCACCCTTATACTCAGGCGCTGATGAAAGCGGTTCCCATTGCTGATCCGCGCAAGCGCAAAGAGGAAAAAGACCTCAACTTCAAACCGATCCCCTCGCCAATTCACCCTGTCAGCTATACGGCAGAGCCAAGTGTGTACCGCGATGTTGGCAAAGGGCATAAGGTGTTGATCACTGACAGCGGTTATTGA
- a CDS encoding glycosyltransferase family 4 protein: MKTSPPIRVIAPNFKRRLSGVTATVVRLVPVQAQDIAIVATGPVIPEHVPQIPLSALLTLPRKPLRVWHARRNVEMIGGLALKYLLGKQLKLIFTSASQRKQSGLTRWLIRRMDAVVATSDKTAAYLEAPSTVIMHGIDVKTFAPADDRMALRAKMGLPTQGQLVGCYGRIRAQKGTDAFVRAMIQIMPQHPDTYAIVMGRAVGDDDAYLTALKEEVAAAGLSERILFKPEVPTEAMADWYAALDLYVAPQRWEGFGLTPLEAMATGCPVIATRVGAFEQLIVEGKTGRLVAPDDIPALAAATDEALAETTKLQYWRDDSRYHVLANFSIEKEAQSLIDLYRRLLGD, translated from the coding sequence ATGAAAACATCCCCCCCGATCAGGGTCATTGCACCCAATTTCAAACGCCGCCTATCTGGTGTGACGGCGACCGTTGTGCGCCTTGTCCCCGTTCAGGCGCAAGACATCGCCATCGTGGCAACCGGCCCCGTCATACCCGAGCACGTGCCCCAAATCCCCCTGTCCGCCCTGCTGACCCTGCCCCGCAAACCGCTTCGTGTTTGGCATGCGCGTCGTAATGTGGAAATGATCGGGGGGCTGGCGTTGAAATACCTGCTGGGCAAGCAGCTAAAGCTGATTTTCACCTCGGCATCGCAACGCAAGCAGTCGGGCCTGACGCGCTGGTTGATCCGGCGCATGGATGCGGTTGTTGCTACATCCGATAAAACAGCTGCCTATCTAGAAGCGCCTTCAACGGTGATCATGCATGGGATTGATGTCAAAACATTTGCCCCCGCTGACGACCGCATGGCCCTTCGCGCCAAAATGGGTCTACCCACGCAGGGGCAACTCGTCGGTTGCTATGGCCGTATTCGCGCGCAAAAAGGGACGGATGCCTTTGTGCGCGCCATGATCCAGATCATGCCCCAGCATCCCGATACCTATGCCATCGTTATGGGGCGCGCTGTGGGTGATGACGACGCTTATCTAACCGCCCTAAAAGAAGAAGTCGCCGCAGCGGGCCTGAGCGAGCGCATATTGTTCAAACCCGAAGTGCCGACCGAAGCCATGGCCGATTGGTATGCCGCGCTCGATCTATATGTAGCGCCGCAGCGCTGGGAAGGGTTCGGCCTGACCCCGCTAGAGGCCATGGCAACAGGCTGCCCCGTGATCGCCACACGGGTGGGCGCGTTTGAACAGCTGATCGTTGAGGGCAAGACAGGCCGATTGGTTGCACCAGATGACATCCCTGCCCTTGCCGCTGCAACGGATGAGGCATTGGCCGAAACCACAAAGCTGCAATATTGGCGCGACGACAGCCGCTATCACGTGCTGGCCAATTTCTCGATCGAGAAAGAAGCCCAGAGCCTGATCGACCTCTATCGCAGGCTCTTGGGCGACTAG
- a CDS encoding 3-deoxy-D-manno-octulosonic acid transferase, with protein sequence MRVPVLYRAYVALSMVLVPFVARATVKKLQRADVPTYRAHERLGNATENRANGTLIWFHAASVGESLSVLALMTRMGEQLPSAHFLITSGTATSAALIEARMPPRCVHQFAPLDAPGPLKRFLRHWQPDAAIFVESELWPQMLRRTYASGATMALVNARMSERSIASWAKRPRLAAYLFDVFDLILTQNDAMAEAMVRLQAPAPKVARGQNLKSFAGPLPQDHDLIFEARATLGHRPVWVAASTHAGEEQGILAAHKRLLEQHPDLLLILVPRHPERGDEVLQLISEAGMSYSRRSSGDLPSGEVFLADTLGELGNWYALSDIVFLGGSLLPIGGHNPFEVAQSGATVLSGTHVFNFAETFSAMEAAGAAGLVAGKEDIPAQVNRLLNDTNARAKAIVAAKTFANGENSKLDTIAARLIKALKLT encoded by the coding sequence ATGCGCGTGCCAGTGCTCTATCGTGCCTATGTCGCCCTCAGCATGGTGTTGGTGCCCTTTGTTGCGCGTGCGACCGTCAAAAAGCTGCAACGCGCCGATGTTCCCACCTATCGCGCCCACGAACGGTTGGGCAACGCGACCGAAAATCGGGCTAACGGCACGCTGATCTGGTTTCATGCGGCATCTGTCGGCGAAAGCCTATCTGTACTGGCCCTGATGACCCGCATGGGAGAGCAACTGCCTAGCGCGCATTTCCTGATCACATCCGGCACTGCAACCTCGGCCGCCTTGATCGAGGCGCGCATGCCACCGCGATGCGTTCACCAATTTGCGCCCCTCGACGCCCCTGGTCCGCTCAAACGGTTTTTGCGTCACTGGCAACCAGACGCCGCGATCTTTGTCGAAAGTGAGCTATGGCCGCAGATGTTGCGCCGCACCTATGCCAGCGGCGCGACGATGGCACTGGTTAACGCGCGCATGTCGGAACGCTCTATCGCGTCATGGGCCAAACGCCCCCGCCTTGCCGCCTATCTGTTTGACGTGTTTGACCTGATCCTCACTCAGAATGACGCCATGGCCGAAGCAATGGTGCGCCTGCAGGCTCCGGCGCCAAAAGTAGCGCGTGGCCAAAACCTAAAGTCCTTTGCTGGCCCCCTGCCACAAGACCACGATCTGATTTTCGAAGCCCGCGCCACGCTTGGCCATCGCCCTGTCTGGGTTGCCGCCTCGACCCATGCTGGCGAAGAACAGGGCATCCTAGCTGCGCACAAACGCCTTCTTGAGCAGCATCCAGATCTGCTGCTCATCCTTGTGCCCCGCCACCCTGAACGCGGCGATGAGGTTTTGCAGCTAATCAGCGAAGCCGGCATGAGCTATTCTCGACGCAGCAGTGGTGATTTGCCCTCTGGTGAGGTCTTTCTTGCCGATACGCTGGGTGAGTTGGGGAATTGGTATGCGCTGAGCGATATCGTGTTCCTTGGCGGATCGCTGCTGCCGATTGGCGGGCACAACCCGTTTGAGGTCGCCCAATCGGGCGCAACTGTCCTGTCTGGCACTCATGTCTTTAACTTTGCCGAGACATTCTCGGCGATGGAAGCGGCGGGTGCTGCGGGCCTTGTGGCTGGCAAAGAGGATATTCCAGCGCAAGTAAACAGGCTGCTGAACGACACAAATGCCCGCGCAAAAGCCATTGTGGCGGCTAAAACCTTTGCAAACGGTGAAAATTCAAAACTAGACACCATCGCTGCTCGACTGATCAAGGCCCTCAAACTCACATGA
- a CDS encoding M20 aminoacylase family protein, with protein sequence MPIKNRFAEMHAEITGWRRHLHQYPELQFDVHETAKFVEEKLRSFGISDITTGIGQTGVVAIIEGRSNTSGRTVGLRADMDALPIEEATGLEYASKNPGKMHACGHDGHTAILLGAAQYLAETRNFDGRVALIFQPAEEGGGGGLEMCKDGMMERWSIDEVYGLHNMPGAEPGSFHIRDGALLAATDEFEITITGQGGHAASPHTAIDPNLATAHVIVALQSIASRNVDPLKQVVVSVCTLQADSETHNVIPSSVTMGGTVRTLDKGVRDLAQKRLEEIVELTARAHGCTAKIDYDRGYPVTFNHTANTNYAADAAEAVTPGVDRATPPIMAGEDFSYMLEERPGAYIMLGNGEGATVHHPEYNFNDEAIPAGCSWFAEVVERRMPLT encoded by the coding sequence ATGCCGATCAAGAACCGATTTGCCGAGATGCACGCAGAGATCACCGGCTGGCGCCGCCACCTTCATCAATACCCCGAACTGCAATTTGACGTCCATGAAACCGCCAAATTCGTTGAGGAAAAGCTGCGCAGCTTTGGCATCAGCGATATCACAACGGGGATCGGGCAAACGGGGGTCGTCGCCATTATTGAGGGGCGCAGCAACACTTCTGGCCGAACGGTGGGCTTGCGGGCTGATATGGACGCGCTGCCGATCGAAGAGGCGACAGGGCTTGAGTATGCCTCAAAAAATCCAGGTAAAATGCATGCTTGTGGCCACGATGGCCATACGGCAATCCTGCTGGGGGCTGCGCAATATCTGGCCGAGACCCGCAATTTTGACGGTCGTGTCGCGCTGATCTTTCAACCCGCCGAAGAGGGCGGCGGCGGCGGCCTTGAGATGTGCAAAGACGGCATGATGGAGCGTTGGAGCATCGACGAGGTCTATGGGCTGCACAATATGCCCGGCGCTGAACCGGGCAGTTTTCACATCCGCGATGGCGCGTTGTTGGCTGCGACGGATGAGTTTGAAATCACCATCACGGGGCAGGGCGGGCATGCGGCCTCTCCGCACACAGCAATTGATCCCAACCTCGCCACAGCCCACGTGATTGTTGCGCTGCAATCTATTGCTTCGCGCAATGTTGACCCTCTTAAACAAGTGGTTGTTTCGGTTTGTACGTTGCAAGCCGATAGCGAGACCCACAATGTGATTCCAAGTTCGGTGACCATGGGCGGCACTGTTCGCACGTTAGACAAAGGTGTGCGGGATCTGGCGCAAAAACGGCTGGAAGAGATTGTCGAGCTGACGGCGCGTGCCCATGGCTGCACAGCAAAGATCGACTACGATCGCGGCTACCCTGTGACCTTTAACCATACCGCGAATACAAATTACGCAGCAGACGCTGCCGAGGCCGTGACCCCCGGCGTAGACCGAGCAACCCCGCCCATCATGGCGGGCGAGGATTTTTCCTACATGCTCGAAGAGCGCCCAGGTGCCTATATCATGTTGGGCAATGGTGAGGGGGCAACCGTTCACCACCCAGAATATAATTTCAATGATGAGGCCATTCCCGCGGGATGTTCGTGGTTTGCCGAGGTTGTTGAACGGCGGATGCCCCTCACGTAA
- a CDS encoding bleomycin resistance protein, producing the protein MELTQITPFIPCTILEKQIEFYRDVLGFEVGFQADNYAFMRRGQVAVRLVEVSPHVDLSHPEREVSFYIDVRGIDALYASMKPALDKLPDGRVRAPFNQEYGQREMHIADEDCTLVFFGEAL; encoded by the coding sequence ATGGAGCTGACCCAGATCACCCCCTTTATTCCCTGTACTATTTTAGAGAAACAGATCGAATTCTACCGTGATGTTTTAGGGTTCGAGGTGGGTTTTCAGGCGGATAACTATGCTTTCATGCGGCGTGGCCAAGTTGCCGTGCGTCTGGTCGAGGTTTCGCCGCATGTTGACTTGTCTCATCCCGAACGTGAGGTCTCTTTTTATATTGATGTCAGGGGGATAGATGCGCTCTATGCCTCGATGAAGCCCGCGTTGGACAAATTGCCCGACGGGCGGGTGCGTGCGCCGTTTAATCAAGAATACGGGCAACGTGAAATGCATATAGCCGATGAAGATTGTACATTGGTGTTTTTTGGTGAGGCGCTATAG
- a CDS encoding M20 aminoacylase family protein produces the protein MPVKNRFAELHADITAWRRDLHEHPEILFETHRTSASVAEKLRAFGCDEVVEGIGRTGVVGVIKGQTTASGKVVGLRADMDALPIHEETGLDYASKTDGAMHACGHDGHTAMLLGAAQYLAETRNFDGTAVVIFQPAEEGGGGAKVMCDDGMMARWGIQEVYGMHNWPGMPEGQFAIRTGPFFAATDLLDIEIEGLGGHAAKPNETIDTTVIASQIVGALQTIVSRNADPVSNIVVSITSFETSSKAYNVIPQKVHLKGTVRTMSLESRDLAEKRVNEICSGIAGAMGAEARVTYHRNYPVMINHEEQTEFAAEVARSVSGDCSEAPLVMGGEDFAFMLEERPGAYILVGNGDTAMVHHPLYNFNDDVIPAGCSWWAGIVEQRMPVA, from the coding sequence ATGCCCGTAAAGAACCGATTTGCTGAATTGCATGCAGATATCACCGCTTGGCGACGTGATCTGCATGAACACCCCGAGATACTGTTCGAAACCCACCGCACCTCGGCTAGCGTCGCTGAGAAACTGCGCGCATTTGGCTGTGACGAAGTGGTCGAGGGCATCGGGCGCACGGGTGTTGTCGGGGTGATCAAGGGTCAGACGACGGCTTCGGGCAAGGTTGTGGGCCTGCGCGCGGATATGGATGCGCTGCCGATCCACGAGGAAACGGGTTTGGACTATGCTTCCAAAACCGATGGGGCGATGCATGCCTGTGGCCATGACGGGCATACGGCAATGCTGCTGGGGGCCGCGCAATATCTGGCCGAGACCCGCAATTTTGACGGCACAGCCGTTGTGATTTTTCAGCCCGCCGAAGAAGGCGGCGGCGGTGCCAAGGTCATGTGTGATGACGGGATGATGGCGCGTTGGGGCATTCAGGAAGTTTACGGCATGCACAACTGGCCCGGTATGCCCGAGGGCCAATTTGCCATCCGCACGGGGCCGTTTTTCGCGGCGACTGATTTGCTGGACATCGAAATCGAAGGGTTGGGCGGACATGCGGCCAAGCCGAACGAAACCATTGATACAACTGTAATCGCCTCCCAGATCGTTGGTGCGCTGCAAACCATCGTGAGCCGTAATGCCGATCCTGTTAGCAATATCGTTGTATCGATCACCTCGTTCGAGACATCCTCAAAGGCCTATAATGTGATCCCGCAAAAGGTTCACCTGAAGGGCACCGTGCGCACCATGTCGCTGGAATCGCGCGATCTGGCGGAAAAGCGGGTGAATGAAATCTGTAGCGGTATTGCAGGCGCCATGGGGGCAGAGGCCCGCGTGACCTATCACCGCAACTACCCCGTTATGATCAACCATGAAGAGCAGACCGAATTCGCAGCAGAGGTTGCGCGATCTGTCTCGGGGGATTGTTCAGAGGCACCTCTGGTGATGGGCGGCGAAGACTTTGCCTTTATGCTCGAAGAGCGTCCCGGTGCTTATATTCTGGTCGGAAATGGCGATACGGCGATGGTTCACCATCCGCTGTATAACTTTAACGATGATGTCATTCCTGCCGGCTGTAGCTGGTGGGCAGGCATTGTTGAACAACGTATGCCAGTGGCCTAA
- a CDS encoding NAD(P)/FAD-dependent oxidoreductase, whose product MQSFPISMEQGVRYGGDLPDAADLVVIGGGIIGICTALFAARRGSKVVVLEKGLVAAEQSCRNWGWIRQQGRDPSEMPIMDEALALWRELVKELDEDIGLAQAGVTYFAKSEKTLKGYERWLPHAIENGVNSRFLSTAEVNAMYPGLAEPPVAALHTSTDCRAEPQLAVPALARLADAAGVEIIEKCAVRSLDITDGKITGVVSEQGAIRTPRVVLAAGAWSALFLRNHGISMPQLSVRSQVAATVPMANVGEAACSAKRLAFRRRQDGGYTLAPAGAAELFVGPDAFRALPNYLNQLKEDPLGCMLKPAAPKGFPDAWGTKRKWAADEVTPFEQMRVLNPKPTRRKISNLARDFQAMFPQLGEVKIKTAWAGMIDTMPDIVPVVDHLPVEGLIVGTGMSGHGFGIGPAMGRILADMAADLPAGHDLARFRFNRFTDGTKMVPGPNV is encoded by the coding sequence ATGCAGAGCTTTCCTATTTCGATGGAGCAGGGTGTGCGGTACGGCGGGGATCTGCCTGACGCTGCTGATTTAGTTGTCATTGGCGGTGGGATCATCGGGATTTGCACGGCGCTATTTGCCGCGCGGCGCGGGTCCAAAGTGGTGGTGCTGGAAAAAGGGCTGGTTGCCGCAGAACAATCCTGTCGCAACTGGGGCTGGATTCGCCAACAAGGGCGCGACCCGTCCGAAATGCCAATCATGGACGAGGCTTTGGCGCTTTGGCGTGAATTGGTCAAAGAGCTAGACGAAGACATCGGCCTTGCGCAGGCGGGGGTGACCTATTTCGCTAAATCCGAGAAAACCCTAAAAGGGTATGAACGCTGGTTGCCCCATGCGATAGAAAATGGCGTGAACAGCCGCTTTTTGAGCACGGCTGAGGTGAATGCCATGTATCCGGGTCTTGCAGAGCCACCAGTGGCGGCGCTGCATACCTCAACGGATTGCCGCGCTGAACCGCAGTTGGCGGTTCCCGCCCTTGCGCGGTTGGCTGACGCCGCAGGGGTCGAGATCATAGAAAAATGCGCAGTGCGCAGCCTAGATATAACCGATGGTAAGATCACTGGTGTGGTGAGCGAACAAGGCGCAATCCGCACCCCGCGTGTGGTATTGGCGGCAGGGGCTTGGTCGGCGCTGTTTTTGCGCAATCACGGGATTTCCATGCCCCAGCTTTCGGTGCGCTCTCAGGTGGCGGCAACCGTTCCAATGGCTAATGTGGGCGAAGCGGCCTGTTCGGCTAAACGACTGGCCTTTCGTCGCCGCCAAGACGGGGGATATACGCTTGCGCCTGCTGGGGCGGCAGAGCTGTTTGTTGGGCCGGATGCGTTTCGTGCACTGCCCAACTATCTCAACCAGTTAAAAGAAGACCCACTAGGCTGTATGTTAAAACCGGCGGCACCCAAAGGGTTCCCTGATGCTTGGGGGACCAAACGCAAATGGGCCGCTGACGAGGTCACGCCCTTTGAACAGATGCGCGTGCTGAACCCAAAACCAACGCGGCGCAAGATTTCCAATCTGGCGCGCGACTTTCAGGCCATGTTCCCCCAGCTGGGCGAGGTAAAGATCAAAACCGCTTGGGCTGGGATGATTGACACCATGCCTGATATCGTTCCCGTTGTTGATCACCTTCCTGTCGAAGGATTGATTGTCGGCACAGGGATGAGCGGCCATGGCTTTGGTATTGGCCCTGCTATGGGGCGCATTCTGGCGGATATGGCTGCGGATTTACCTGCGGGCCATGATCTGGCGCGGTTTCGTTTCAATAGATTTACGGATGGTACCAAAATGGTGCCAGGTCCAAACGTTTAA